One genomic segment of Drosophila melanogaster chromosome 3R includes these proteins:
- the CG4459 gene encoding uncharacterized protein, protein MTDSQSMGSIPRKSSPELDVVEQVNGSFGRWQLRTILLIFLCKIPSAWFTAIIIYTAPYPWKGELVCHPADWNVSRSQTEHVDRNHPLWQDARSTDRLFNVDVCNAYSNSLARGFVRSHGQEWNASQSKEPGGQSSLPCEHVEHRTDYKSLISQFDLICSRRVLVALTQSFHALGALIGGLMAYSALKKISPRRLMLLGMIGQIFCGNLTGLVDTYQLHIYFRCLTSIFCALMYTSGQFILNDITSGKARIIVVTLSELFWSMGLVLLPAISIYFDNWSYLYVAISSSLIVLVWLHRWIADAPRWLLQHQRVEAALRQLLESATYNNRKVPLTLDVQLTMYANDLDQKSKQKHSYCQVWDGETKRSQLVYIHLIWGGAMVLYNIILLMIRNLGAQQVHVNTAAMGFAEMVGLFVGLYLILYTRRHWRWAGNLMIIAGLSTYLIWLLPETERNSRRVGLELVFWLILKIANSASIAVLTTCTSEIVSKEKRVVLMLSVISFSRVCLLFCPFLSCLTVIHHLVPITILATMGWIYGLALRRLNRYYWNTEQPQISQVPTPNTYRRQSAIILRRCSTVSSDCSAYSNELLSNFERNMAVSIADIWHINFHPSSEIEMEVEQSGPEAHRAHSSETI, encoded by the exons ATGACGGATTCGCAGTCGATGGGTAGCATTCCGAGGAAATCCTCTCCAGAACTGGACGTGGTCGAGCAGGTGAACGGCAGCTTTGGCCGCTGGCAGTTGCGCACCATTCTGCTGATATTCCTCTGCAAAATTCCCAGCGCCTGGTTCACTGCCATCATTATCTATACGGCGCCGTATCCTTGGAAGGGGGAACTCGTCTGTCACCCGGCCGATTGGAATGTTAGCCGGTCGCAGACGGAGCATGTTGACCGGAACCATCCCCTTTGGCAGGATGCGCGCAGCACGGATCGACTGTTTAATGTGGATGTATGCAATGCCTATTCCAATTCACTGGCCCGAGGATTCGTGCGTAGTCATGGTCAGGAGTGGAACGCCTCGCAGTCGAAGGAACCAGGTGGCCAATCGTCGCTACCCTGTGAGCACGTAGAGCACCGAACTGACTACAAGTCTCTGATCAGTCAGTTCGATCTTATTTGCTCCCGTCGCGTTCTTGTGGCTCTTACGCAATCTTTTCACGCTCTTGGTGCTCTGATTGGTGGACTCATGGCCTACTCCGCGCTCAAGAA AATCAGTCCGCGTCGCTTGATGTTGCTGGGCATGATTGGCCAGATATTTTGCGGTAATCTCACCGGCTTGGTGGACACCTATCAATTGCACATCTACTTCCGCTGCCTCACTTCCATATTTTGTGCTCTCATGTACACTTCCGGGCAATTTATAT tgaACGACATCACCTCGGGAAAAGCTCGCATCATAGTGGTAACCTTATCGGAACTCTTCTGGTCCATGGGTCTCGTCCTGCTGCCCGCCATATCGATATATTTCGACAACTGGAGCTACCTTTACGTGGCCATCTCGTCCTCCCTCATTGTGCTAGTATGGCTGCATCGTTGGATAGCTGATGCTCCTCGCTGGCTGCTGCAACACCAGCGTGTGGAAGCTGCGCTGCGTCAGCTGCTGGAATCAGCGACATACAATAACCGGAAGGTTCCACTTACCCTCGATGTGCAGCTCACGATGTACGCCAATGACCTGGACCAGaaatccaaacagaagcacaGCTATTGCCAAGTCTGGGATGGCGAGACGAAGCGCAGCCAGCTCGTTTACATCCACTTGATCTGGGGCGGTGCTATGGTTCTGTACAACATAATTCTGCTGATGATTCGAAACCTGGGCGCCCAGCAAGTGCATGTGAACACAGCGGCCATGGGATTTGCTGAGATGGTGGGCCTTTTTGTGGGCCTCTACCTCATCCTGTACACGCGTCGTCATTGGCGGTGGGCAGGAAATCTGATGATTATAGCTGGTCTCAGCACCTATCTGATCTGGTTGCTGCCCGAAACTG AACGGAATTCACGCCGCGTGGGACTGGAACTGGTGTTTTGGCTTATATTAAAGATAGCCAACTCCGCCTCGATTGCAGTGCTAACCACCTGTACCAGTGAGATTGTGTCCAAGGAGAAGCGGGTGGTCCTTATGCTTTCCGTGATCTCATTTAGCCGCGTGTGCCTGCTTTTCTGCCCTTTTCTAAGCTGTCTCACTGTCATCCACCACCTGGTCCCCATCACCATCCTGGCCACCATGGGCTGGATTTACGGCTTGGCCCTGCGCCGCCTGAACCGCTACTACTGGAACACGGAGCAGCCCCAAATCAGTCAGGTGCCCACGCCCAACACCTATCGTCGCCAGTCGGCCATCATCCTGCGCCGATGCAGCACTGTGAGTTCCGATTGCAGTGCCTACAGCAATGAGCTTCTCAGCAACTTTGAGCGAAACATGGCAGTTAGCATAGCCGATATATGGCACATCAATTTCCATCCCTCCAGCGAGATCGAGATGGAAGTGGAACAGAGTGGTCCGGAAGCTCACAGAGCACACAGCTCGGAAACCATTTGA
- the mira gene encoding miranda, isoform B, with amino-acid sequence MSFSKAKLKRFNDVDVAICGSPAASNSSAGSAGSATPTASSAAAAPPTVQPERKEQIEKFFKDAVRFASSSKEAKEFAIPKEDKKSKGLRLFRTPSLPQRLRFRPTPSHTDTATGSGSGASTAASTPLHSAATTPVKEAKSASRLKGKEALQYEIRHKNELIESQLSQLDVLRRHVDQLKEAEAKLREEHELATSKTDRLIEALTSENLSHKALNEQMGQEHADLLERLAAMEQQLQQQHDEHERQVEALVAESEALRLANELLQTANEDRQKVEEQLQAQLSALQADVAQAREHCSLEQAKTAENIELVENLQKTNASLLADVVQLKQQIEQDALSYGQEAKSCQAELECLKVERNTLKNDLANKCTLIRSLQDELLDKNCEIDAHCDTIRQLCREQARHTEQQQAVAKVQQQVESDLESAVEREKSYWRAELDKRQKLAENELIKIELEKQDVMVLLETTNDMLRMRDEKLQKCEEQLRNGIDYYIQLSDALQQQLVQLKQDMAKTITEKYNYQLTLTNTRATVNILMERLKKSDADVEQYRAELESVQLAKGALEQSYLVLQADAEQLRQQLTESQDALNALRSSSQTLQSEERIDGDAQLAHYHELRRKDETREAYMVDMKKALDEFATVLQFAQLELDNKEQMLVKVREECEQLKLENIALKSKQPGSASLLGTPGKANRSNTTDLEKIEDLLCDSELRSDCEKITTWLLNSSDKCVRQDTTSEINELLSAGKSSPRPAPRTPKAPHTPRSPRTPHTPRTPRSAASTPKKTVLFAGKENVPSPPQKQVLKARNI; translated from the exons ATGTCTTTCTCCAAGGCCAAGTTGAAGCGTTTCAACGACGTGGATGTGGCCATCTGCGGTTCGCCAGCTGCGTCCAACAGCTCGGCGGGATCGGCGggcagtgccacgcccaccgcgtCTTCGGCAGCCGCTGCTCCGCCAACCGTTCAACCGGAACGCAAGGAGCAGATCGAGAAGTTCTTCAAGGACGCCGTGCGTTTCGCGTCCAGCTCGAAGGAGGCCAAGGAATTTGCCATTCCCAAGGAGGACAAAAAGTCAAAGGGATTACGTCTGTTCCGTACTCCTTCGTTGCCGCAGCGCCTACGCTTCCGTCCGACTCCCAGTCACACGGATACGGCCACCGGAAGCGGAAGTGGCGCCTCAACAGCGGCATCCACTCCTCTGCATTCGGCAGCCACCACGCCCGTAAAGGAGGCCAAGTCAGCCAGCCGTCTGAAGGGCAAGGAGGCACTCCAGTACGAAATCCGTCACAAAAACGAACTGATCGAGAGCCAGTTGAGCCAACTGGACGTGCTGCGCCGCCATGTGGATCAGTTGAAGGAAGCCGAGGCCAAGTTGCGCGAGGAGCATGAGTTGGCTACCTCCAAGACAGATCGGCTCATCGAAGCCCTGACCAGTGAGAATTTATCGCACAAAGCTCTGAACGAGCAGATGGGCCAGGAGCACGCTGATCTTTTGGAGCGTTTGGCCGCCATggagcagcagttgcagcaacagcacgACGAGCATGAAAGGCAAGTGGAGGCGTTGGTTGCCGAGAGCGAGGCACTGCGTCTGGCCAACGAGCTGCTGCAGACAGCGAATGAGGATCGTCAAAAggtggaggagcagctgcaggcACAACTCTCTGCTCTTCAGGCGGATGTGGCTCAGGCCCGCGAGCACTGCAGCCTGGAGCAGGCAAAGACCGCCGAGAACATTGAGCTGGTAGAGAATCTCCAGAAGACCAATGCCTCCCTGCTGGCCGACGTGGTCCAGCTGAAGCAGCAGATCGAACAGGATGCCCTGTCCTACGGACAGGAGGCCAAGAGCTGCCAGGCGGAACTGGAGTGTCTGAAGGTGGAGCGCAACACCCTGAAGAATGACTTGGCCAACAAGTGCACTCTGATCCGCTCGCTGCAAGACGAGCTTCTCGACAAGAACTGCGAGATCGATGCTCACTGCGATACCATTCGCCAGCTGTGCCGGGAACAGGCTCGCCACaccgagcagcagcaggcggtgGCCAAGGTGCAGCAGCAGGTTGAGAGCGACCTAGAGAGCGCGGTGGAGCGCGAGAAGAGCTACTGGCGCGCCGAGCTGGACAAGCGCCAGAAGCTGGCCGAGAACGAGCTGATCAAGATCGAGCTGGAGAAGCAGGACGTGATGGTGCTGCTGGAGACCACCAATGATATGCTGCGCATGCGCGACGAGAAGCTGCAGAAATGCGAAGAGCAGTTGCGCAACGGCATCGACTACTACATCCAGCTGAGCGAcgcactgcagcagcagctggtgCAGCTGAAGCAGGACATGGCCAAGACGATCACCGAGAAGTACAACTACCAGCTGACTTTGACCAACACCCGGGCCACCGTCAACATTCTGATGGAGCGTCTAAAGAAGTCCGATGCGGATGTGGAGCAGTACCGAGCGGAGCTGGAATCGGTGCAGTTGGCCAAGGGAGCGCTGGAGCAGAGCTATCTGGTGTTGCAGGCGGACGCAGAGCAACTGCGCCAGCAATTGACCGAGAGCCAGGATGCGCTCAACGCACTGAGATCCTCCTCCCAGACGCTGCAGAGCGAG GAGCGCATCGATGGCGACGCCCAGTTGGCCCACTACCACGAGCTGCGCCGCAAGGACGAGACGCGCGAGGCCTACATGGTGGACATGAAGAAGGCGCTCGATGAATTCGCCACCGTGCTGCAGTTCGCCCAATTGGAGCTGGACAACAAGGAGCAGATGCTTGTTAAGGTGCGCGAGGAGTGCGAACAGCTCAAGCTGGAGAACATTGCCCTCAAGTCCAAGCAACCGGGATCCGCCTCTCTGCTGGGAACACCTGGCAAGGCCAACCGCTCCAATACCACCGATCTGGAGAAGATCGAGGATCTGCTGTGCGACTCGGAGCTGCGATCCGACTGCGAGAAGATCACCACGTGGCTGCTCAACTCCTCGGACAAGTGCGTGCGCCAGGATACCACCAGCGAGATCAACGAGCTCCTGTCCGCCGGCAAGTCCTCGCCCCGTCCCGCCCCCCGCACACCCAAGGCGCCGCACACCCCGCGCAGTCCGCGCACCCCCCACACCCCACGAACACCACGATCGGCGGCCAGCACTCCCAAGAAGACTGTCCTGTTCGCCGGCAAGGAGAACGTGCCCAGTCCGCCACAGAAGCAGGTGCTCAAGGCGCGCAACATCTAG
- the mira gene encoding miranda, isoform C has product MSFSKAKLKRFNDVDVAICGSPAASNSSAGSAGSATPTASSAAAAPPTVQPERKEQIEKFFKDAVRFASSSKEAKEFAIPKEDKKSKGLRLFRTPSLPQRLRFRPTPSHTDTATGSGSGASTAASTPLHSAATTPVKEAKSASRLKGKEALQYEIRHKNELIESQLSQLDVLRRHVDQLKEAEAKLREEHELATSKTDRLIEALTSENLSHKALNEQMGQEHADLLERLAAMEQQLQQQHDEHERQVEALVAESEALRLANELLQTANEDRQKVEEQLQAQLSALQADVAQAREHCSLEQAKTAENIELVENLQKTNASLLADVVQLKQQIEQDALSYGQEAKSCQAELECLKVERNTLKNDLANKCTLIRSLQDELLDKNCEIDAHCDTIRQLCREQARHTEQQQAVAKVQQQVESDLESAVEREKSYWRAELDKRQKLAENELIKIELEKQDVMVLLETTNDMLRMRDEKLQKCEEQLRNGIDYYIQLSDALQQQLVQLKQDMAKTITEKYNYQLTLTNTRATVNILMERLKKSDADVEQYRAELESVQLAKGALEQSYLVLQADAEQLRQQLTESQDALNALRSSSQTLQSEIANSFQERIDGDAQLAHYHELRRKDETREAYMVDMKKALDEFATVLQFAQLELDNKEQMLVKVREECEQLKLENIALKSKQPGSASLLGTPGKANRSNTTDLEKIEDLLCDSELRSDCEKITTWLLNSSDKCVRQDTTSEINELLSAGKSSPRPAPRTPKAPHTPRSPRTPHTPRTPRSAASTPKKTVLFAGKENVPSPPQKQVLKARNI; this is encoded by the exons ATGTCTTTCTCCAAGGCCAAGTTGAAGCGTTTCAACGACGTGGATGTGGCCATCTGCGGTTCGCCAGCTGCGTCCAACAGCTCGGCGGGATCGGCGggcagtgccacgcccaccgcgtCTTCGGCAGCCGCTGCTCCGCCAACCGTTCAACCGGAACGCAAGGAGCAGATCGAGAAGTTCTTCAAGGACGCCGTGCGTTTCGCGTCCAGCTCGAAGGAGGCCAAGGAATTTGCCATTCCCAAGGAGGACAAAAAGTCAAAGGGATTACGTCTGTTCCGTACTCCTTCGTTGCCGCAGCGCCTACGCTTCCGTCCGACTCCCAGTCACACGGATACGGCCACCGGAAGCGGAAGTGGCGCCTCAACAGCGGCATCCACTCCTCTGCATTCGGCAGCCACCACGCCCGTAAAGGAGGCCAAGTCAGCCAGCCGTCTGAAGGGCAAGGAGGCACTCCAGTACGAAATCCGTCACAAAAACGAACTGATCGAGAGCCAGTTGAGCCAACTGGACGTGCTGCGCCGCCATGTGGATCAGTTGAAGGAAGCCGAGGCCAAGTTGCGCGAGGAGCATGAGTTGGCTACCTCCAAGACAGATCGGCTCATCGAAGCCCTGACCAGTGAGAATTTATCGCACAAAGCTCTGAACGAGCAGATGGGCCAGGAGCACGCTGATCTTTTGGAGCGTTTGGCCGCCATggagcagcagttgcagcaacagcacgACGAGCATGAAAGGCAAGTGGAGGCGTTGGTTGCCGAGAGCGAGGCACTGCGTCTGGCCAACGAGCTGCTGCAGACAGCGAATGAGGATCGTCAAAAggtggaggagcagctgcaggcACAACTCTCTGCTCTTCAGGCGGATGTGGCTCAGGCCCGCGAGCACTGCAGCCTGGAGCAGGCAAAGACCGCCGAGAACATTGAGCTGGTAGAGAATCTCCAGAAGACCAATGCCTCCCTGCTGGCCGACGTGGTCCAGCTGAAGCAGCAGATCGAACAGGATGCCCTGTCCTACGGACAGGAGGCCAAGAGCTGCCAGGCGGAACTGGAGTGTCTGAAGGTGGAGCGCAACACCCTGAAGAATGACTTGGCCAACAAGTGCACTCTGATCCGCTCGCTGCAAGACGAGCTTCTCGACAAGAACTGCGAGATCGATGCTCACTGCGATACCATTCGCCAGCTGTGCCGGGAACAGGCTCGCCACaccgagcagcagcaggcggtgGCCAAGGTGCAGCAGCAGGTTGAGAGCGACCTAGAGAGCGCGGTGGAGCGCGAGAAGAGCTACTGGCGCGCCGAGCTGGACAAGCGCCAGAAGCTGGCCGAGAACGAGCTGATCAAGATCGAGCTGGAGAAGCAGGACGTGATGGTGCTGCTGGAGACCACCAATGATATGCTGCGCATGCGCGACGAGAAGCTGCAGAAATGCGAAGAGCAGTTGCGCAACGGCATCGACTACTACATCCAGCTGAGCGAcgcactgcagcagcagctggtgCAGCTGAAGCAGGACATGGCCAAGACGATCACCGAGAAGTACAACTACCAGCTGACTTTGACCAACACCCGGGCCACCGTCAACATTCTGATGGAGCGTCTAAAGAAGTCCGATGCGGATGTGGAGCAGTACCGAGCGGAGCTGGAATCGGTGCAGTTGGCCAAGGGAGCGCTGGAGCAGAGCTATCTGGTGTTGCAGGCGGACGCAGAGCAACTGCGCCAGCAATTGACCGAGAGCCAGGATGCGCTCAACGCACTGAGATCCTCCTCCCAGACGCTGCAGAGCGAG ATTGCAAACTCGTTCCAGGAGCGCATCGATGGCGACGCCCAGTTGGCCCACTACCACGAGCTGCGCCGCAAGGACGAGACGCGCGAGGCCTACATGGTGGACATGAAGAAGGCGCTCGATGAATTCGCCACCGTGCTGCAGTTCGCCCAATTGGAGCTGGACAACAAGGAGCAGATGCTTGTTAAGGTGCGCGAGGAGTGCGAACAGCTCAAGCTGGAGAACATTGCCCTCAAGTCCAAGCAACCGGGATCCGCCTCTCTGCTGGGAACACCTGGCAAGGCCAACCGCTCCAATACCACCGATCTGGAGAAGATCGAGGATCTGCTGTGCGACTCGGAGCTGCGATCCGACTGCGAGAAGATCACCACGTGGCTGCTCAACTCCTCGGACAAGTGCGTGCGCCAGGATACCACCAGCGAGATCAACGAGCTCCTGTCCGCCGGCAAGTCCTCGCCCCGTCCCGCCCCCCGCACACCCAAGGCGCCGCACACCCCGCGCAGTCCGCGCACCCCCCACACCCCACGAACACCACGATCGGCGGCCAGCACTCCCAAGAAGACTGTCCTGTTCGCCGGCAAGGAGAACGTGCCCAGTCCGCCACAGAAGCAGGTGCTCAAGGCGCGCAACATCTAG
- the mira gene encoding miranda, isoform A, with protein MSFSKAKLKRFNDVDVAICGSPAASNSSAGSAGSATPTASSAAAAPPTVQPERKEQIEKFFKDAVRFASSSKEAKEFAIPKEDKKSKGLRLFRTPSLPQRLRFRPTPSHTDTATGSGSGASTAASTPLHSAATTPVKEAKSASRLKGKEALQYEIRHKNELIESQLSQLDVLRRHVDQLKEAEAKLREEHELATSKTDRLIEALTSENLSHKALNEQMGQEHADLLERLAAMEQQLQQQHDEHERQVEALVAESEALRLANELLQTANEDRQKVEEQLQAQLSALQADVAQAREHCSLEQAKTAENIELVENLQKTNASLLADVVQLKQQIEQDALSYGQEAKSCQAELECLKVERNTLKNDLANKCTLIRSLQDELLDKNCEIDAHCDTIRQLCREQARHTEQQQAVAKVQQQVESDLESAVEREKSYWRAELDKRQKLAENELIKIELEKQDVMVLLETTNDMLRMRDEKLQKCEEQLRNGIDYYIQLSDALQQQLVQLKQDMAKTITEKYNYQLTLTNTRATVNILMERLKKSDADVEQYRAELESVQLAKGALEQSYLVLQADAEQLRQQLTESQDALNALRSSSQTLQSEVSLKESLLHELLAGEAETLAKFNQIANSFQERIDGDAQLAHYHELRRKDETREAYMVDMKKALDEFATVLQFAQLELDNKEQMLVKVREECEQLKLENIALKSKQPGSASLLGTPGKANRSNTTDLEKIEDLLCDSELRSDCEKITTWLLNSSDKCVRQDTTSEINELLSAGKSSPRPAPRTPKAPHTPRSPRTPHTPRTPRSAASTPKKTVLFAGKENVPSPPQKQVLKARNI; from the coding sequence ATGTCTTTCTCCAAGGCCAAGTTGAAGCGTTTCAACGACGTGGATGTGGCCATCTGCGGTTCGCCAGCTGCGTCCAACAGCTCGGCGGGATCGGCGggcagtgccacgcccaccgcgtCTTCGGCAGCCGCTGCTCCGCCAACCGTTCAACCGGAACGCAAGGAGCAGATCGAGAAGTTCTTCAAGGACGCCGTGCGTTTCGCGTCCAGCTCGAAGGAGGCCAAGGAATTTGCCATTCCCAAGGAGGACAAAAAGTCAAAGGGATTACGTCTGTTCCGTACTCCTTCGTTGCCGCAGCGCCTACGCTTCCGTCCGACTCCCAGTCACACGGATACGGCCACCGGAAGCGGAAGTGGCGCCTCAACAGCGGCATCCACTCCTCTGCATTCGGCAGCCACCACGCCCGTAAAGGAGGCCAAGTCAGCCAGCCGTCTGAAGGGCAAGGAGGCACTCCAGTACGAAATCCGTCACAAAAACGAACTGATCGAGAGCCAGTTGAGCCAACTGGACGTGCTGCGCCGCCATGTGGATCAGTTGAAGGAAGCCGAGGCCAAGTTGCGCGAGGAGCATGAGTTGGCTACCTCCAAGACAGATCGGCTCATCGAAGCCCTGACCAGTGAGAATTTATCGCACAAAGCTCTGAACGAGCAGATGGGCCAGGAGCACGCTGATCTTTTGGAGCGTTTGGCCGCCATggagcagcagttgcagcaacagcacgACGAGCATGAAAGGCAAGTGGAGGCGTTGGTTGCCGAGAGCGAGGCACTGCGTCTGGCCAACGAGCTGCTGCAGACAGCGAATGAGGATCGTCAAAAggtggaggagcagctgcaggcACAACTCTCTGCTCTTCAGGCGGATGTGGCTCAGGCCCGCGAGCACTGCAGCCTGGAGCAGGCAAAGACCGCCGAGAACATTGAGCTGGTAGAGAATCTCCAGAAGACCAATGCCTCCCTGCTGGCCGACGTGGTCCAGCTGAAGCAGCAGATCGAACAGGATGCCCTGTCCTACGGACAGGAGGCCAAGAGCTGCCAGGCGGAACTGGAGTGTCTGAAGGTGGAGCGCAACACCCTGAAGAATGACTTGGCCAACAAGTGCACTCTGATCCGCTCGCTGCAAGACGAGCTTCTCGACAAGAACTGCGAGATCGATGCTCACTGCGATACCATTCGCCAGCTGTGCCGGGAACAGGCTCGCCACaccgagcagcagcaggcggtgGCCAAGGTGCAGCAGCAGGTTGAGAGCGACCTAGAGAGCGCGGTGGAGCGCGAGAAGAGCTACTGGCGCGCCGAGCTGGACAAGCGCCAGAAGCTGGCCGAGAACGAGCTGATCAAGATCGAGCTGGAGAAGCAGGACGTGATGGTGCTGCTGGAGACCACCAATGATATGCTGCGCATGCGCGACGAGAAGCTGCAGAAATGCGAAGAGCAGTTGCGCAACGGCATCGACTACTACATCCAGCTGAGCGAcgcactgcagcagcagctggtgCAGCTGAAGCAGGACATGGCCAAGACGATCACCGAGAAGTACAACTACCAGCTGACTTTGACCAACACCCGGGCCACCGTCAACATTCTGATGGAGCGTCTAAAGAAGTCCGATGCGGATGTGGAGCAGTACCGAGCGGAGCTGGAATCGGTGCAGTTGGCCAAGGGAGCGCTGGAGCAGAGCTATCTGGTGTTGCAGGCGGACGCAGAGCAACTGCGCCAGCAATTGACCGAGAGCCAGGATGCGCTCAACGCACTGAGATCCTCCTCCCAGACGCTGCAGAGCGAGGTATCGTTGAAGGAGTCCTTGCTCCACGAGCTGCTAGCCGGCGAGGCGGAGACGTTGGCTAAATTCAATCAGATTGCAAACTCGTTCCAGGAGCGCATCGATGGCGACGCCCAGTTGGCCCACTACCACGAGCTGCGCCGCAAGGACGAGACGCGCGAGGCCTACATGGTGGACATGAAGAAGGCGCTCGATGAATTCGCCACCGTGCTGCAGTTCGCCCAATTGGAGCTGGACAACAAGGAGCAGATGCTTGTTAAGGTGCGCGAGGAGTGCGAACAGCTCAAGCTGGAGAACATTGCCCTCAAGTCCAAGCAACCGGGATCCGCCTCTCTGCTGGGAACACCTGGCAAGGCCAACCGCTCCAATACCACCGATCTGGAGAAGATCGAGGATCTGCTGTGCGACTCGGAGCTGCGATCCGACTGCGAGAAGATCACCACGTGGCTGCTCAACTCCTCGGACAAGTGCGTGCGCCAGGATACCACCAGCGAGATCAACGAGCTCCTGTCCGCCGGCAAGTCCTCGCCCCGTCCCGCCCCCCGCACACCCAAGGCGCCGCACACCCCGCGCAGTCCGCGCACCCCCCACACCCCACGAACACCACGATCGGCGGCCAGCACTCCCAAGAAGACTGTCCTGTTCGCCGGCAAGGAGAACGTGCCCAGTCCGCCACAGAAGCAGGTGCTCAAGGCGCGCAACATCTAG
- the CG46042 gene encoding uncharacterized protein (deletion) yields MLNRQTTLKLFTLFILMGSSLASTLSEPCGENEERACLPCTEPKCSHPYIEEPYCVFIKKCRLGCACKFGYIRHDLDNRCISVLDCKIPVRQLKAPIW; encoded by the exons ATGTTGAATCGCCAAACAACTCTGAAGCTTTTCACGCTATTCCACGTTGAGTGAAC CTTGCGGAGAAAACGAGGAGCGAGCATGCTTGCCGTGCACTGAGCCAAAATGCTCGCATCCCTACATCGAAGAGCCCTACTGCGTTTTCATTAAAAAGTGTCGGCTTGGATGTGCCTGCAAATTTGGATATATTCGCCATGATCTCGATAATCGATGTATTTCCGTTCTGGACTGCAAAATTCCAGTGCGACAGCTCAAGGCTCCCATTTGGTAA